The stretch of DNA GGAGAGTGTGTTTACCCGGAGCTGCAGAGGTGGTTAATATTCACCAGTGCAAACAGTGAACTCGAGCCATAAAGCTGCACGAAATCTTATCTGGAACCGGCTTTCAGCTGCCGCGCTTGCACGTCCGAGATGTGCGTGTGCACGCCTGAAACGTGCTTGTGCGCGTGCAGGTCTGAAACGTGCTTGTGCGCGTGTTCCTGCACAGGCAGACGTGGGGACAGGCTGTGACAGCCCGGACACGTTGGCTCACATTTCTgcaaatatttactgtactgAGTGTCGCGAGCcggcgaggaggaggaggcggaaACGAGACCGTGAAACCGGCAGGTTAACGAGTCGGCCCAGATCGGGACAACGACCCCCCCTGCTCTGTTTTTCACGGCTGGCAGAGGCGAGCGGGGAGCGGGGCTGGTCCCTCGGCTTGTTGGCGCTCCCCTCCGGGACCGAGGGCGCCGACTCGCCGGGATGTGCCCGCAGCCCGGTTTCCGTTTCCCCTCCCTCTCAGCAGCGACGTCCTCGTCACGCGCCTTCCCGCCCGTGAACGGTCAGCGACGTGACCGTTCACGGGCGGGAAGGCGGGAACCTTCCAGACGCGAGGAGGAGTCTCCGCGGGAGGAGCAGGGTCACAGCTGCTgggtctttttgttttttacggtaaaaaaaataaataaaaccaaaacaaacaaataaaacccagACGCTCGATGGTCTCCGCGTGGTGCGGCCGAGCTGGGACACGTGGTGGGTCACTGATAAACACCAGGGCGTCGCTTTCCCCTTTAACTCGTGATTGAATGACGGGGTTTTCGAGATGCTGCGTTCAAGGCGCCCGTCACACGTGCCCCACCGAAAACCCGTCTGTGAACTTGGCTCCTCGGTGAAGGCTTCGTGCCCCCCTGGCCCTGTCCGGGCCCTGGCCTCAGAGTAGACCCTGGAAACCTCTGGAATCGGCACCAAGCTGTTTGCTGGGCCCCGATAAGTTTTAATAGCAGGATTTGAATTACAAAGCTGAATGTACAGCGGCCTCAGAGTCCGTAATGATGCCCCTGATAATGACCCTGGTCTGATGCCCCAGTTCCTCCCCCTAGCACTGAATCCACGGCTGCTCAAACTGAGACCAGGTCTTTCAGCAGCAGAATCTTTCATCTGGGAGGTTTCATATTTATCAGTTTACATGTATAGATTTTACATTTCCACATGAGATATCAGCAGATCTCCCTGTCATTCGTTCTTGTCTTTCCCTCCTTTTACTTTCCTTTCTGGGTTCTGTCCttacttctttcatttttttcactcttcttttcctctgtccttcatttcttctttcttaaaCTGATCTGAGGGCAGTAAATCCCCAAAACGGGAAAGTAAGAGATTTTCTGCCTCGCAGTGAAGCTAAACTTTCCCTTGTTTGGATGAACTAGTTTCACGTAAGGCTCTGCATGTGCCGGAGCTTTCAACCCCATCACATGGACCTCATCAGAAGATTTAAGTTTTCTCAGTTGCCGTGGAAATGTAGATGTTCAAACTTTCCATGATTCCGAGCaacatttccatctttttctgctGATGAGAACCATGTGATGTGGTCCAAAGCGCCGGGACAGGACACGGAGCGGAGATTGTTTCTCCgttttccaaggtcaagaattacCGTCAAACTcaacttccctttttttttccaccaccaCAACTTTCATCTTAACCTTCGAAACCTGAGGGAGAGTTATTGCGGACAACGGTTCACTTCTTCTGAAGTAAACCTACGAACGCGGGCCCTTTCCAGAGCATTTTTCCAAAGTAGTAAACACCGTTTGTCTTCCAGCTCTGCTTGGCAACGCAGTCGCAATAGCAGAGGCAGTGACTAAAACTCATGGCTCACTGTAGCAGCCGAAGCATATTTTAACCTTGGATGATGGAGGAAGTCGGGCGCCTGTAATTAGAGCATGATGATGGGAGGATGAGTGGGGCTCGAATTCGGAGAGTGAAATGACGTTTCCCCTCTGCTGTTATAAACTGCGTTTGTGTTTAGAGCTGCACCAGGAaacattttcttgtgaaaaaatTCACTTGTGTCATCAGGCTAAACATGTGATGTAACAATGTCCACAAAATGTCGACTCTGTTTGCCTGCAGACGTCTGATAAACCATCTGCACGGCTTTGCTTCACTTCCGGcacattttgtttatgtctttgGATTACGAAATTTTGACACAGCAATTCTACGGCTAAAATCTGCAACAGAGAACAGTTTGTTAGGATGGAGGGTTGCCATTCTCATAAGAGCACAGTTGCAGCGTGGTGCGCCCCAGGGCTCCATTCTCGGGCCACTATTATTCCCCATTTACATAACTGGCTGACCAGACGTGTAGTTTCTCCCATAAtgtttgcagattaagatttttttttcagtaacaaaaAGAGGTATTGAAAAAACTCAACGAGACCTCACTTGAGAACAATGTTATGCCTCAAGGCGAGGCATCTAAGCGCCTAATCGATGAGAACTTGAGTTGGAGAAAACACATTGATTCTGTCAGTAACCAAACCTATTAGTATAATTAGGAAATTAAGTTATTCCGAGGACAAACTATGTCATCATACCCTTTCATTATTCTTTAATCTATCCTCATCCCTCCTTTTGCAGCATAGTCTGGGCATTTCCACACTTTGTCAGGGTTGCAACCCACTCAAATATTTGCTCCTCATCAGCTCCTCCGGAGGGTTTGCTCACATTATCCGGGCATCACGCTGCTCATCCTCACAGGcaaagcttatgccagggtgcCGGAGAGGAGGCTCCGACCAATCATCGAAACCCAGATTCAGGAGGAGCAATGTGGATTCTGTCCTGGCCGACGGACACTGGACCATCCCATCTACATGTGCTTTTTGGAGTTGCAGAGGGCACACGATCGGGTCCCTCGGGGAATCTTGTTTGGAGGTTATGTGGGAATACGGGATTCTGGAGCTGTTGCTATGAACCATATGGTCCCGATATAACTGGAGTGAGAGTTTCGTCAGTATTCACGGCAGGAAGTCAAACAGGTTTCCAGTgggttttgtgtctgtttttttgcagataatGTGGTTCTGTTGGGTTCATTGGACCGTGACCTTCAGCATGCACCGGGGCGGTTTTCAGCGGCTGGGATGAGGGTCGGCAACTCCAAGTCTGAGGCCTTGGTTGTCTGCCGGAAAACGGTGGGTCGCTCCCTTCGGGTTGGGACGGAGCTCCTGCCCCAAGCGAAGGAGTTTTAAGTATCTCGGGGTCTTGTTCACAAGTGAGGGTAGGATGAAGCGTGACATTGACAGGTGGATTGGAGTAGCGTCTGCAGGATTGGGGGTGTTTGTGGTGGATACAAGTGGCTGAAACGAGTTTCCTCCGTggggtggctgggctcagccttagagaCAGGGTGAGGAGCTCTGACATCCGCGGGGAGCTCGGATtagagccgctgctccttcATGTCaagagattatatatctcatctggcccGGGAACACCttgggatcccccaggaggagctggaaaaccGTGCTTGGGAGAGGGAGGTCTGGGCTGccttaacctgctgccaccgcgACCCCACTTCGGATATGCGGCAGGAAACGGGTGGATGTTATAAAGGTGTTCAGAGAGTGTTTTACagcttgaaaaatgtttcatttactATTTTTCTTTAGTTAAAAAGACAAGACTTTGATTTAAACAAAGAACTCCTGTATGTGATTAAATAAAGAATGTCCTCTagttaaattcaaattcattttcttcagtTGGACACAAGGGTGATAAATTAGGTTCAACAAACCAGACAGTCCCTTTGCACTTTTACCCTCAGATAAGTTCAGTCCAAAGTTTGTTTTACAGGAAAATATCACAGGGTGCTAAACGGCAACTAGATGACTGAGATGAGATGTCAACACCCAAGGTCTGGGCCGGTTTTAAGGGCAGGACTTCGAATCAGGTCGGGGCTGTGTGAAGGCCGCAGCTGCtgataaacaaagaaaacagagttgGCAGCGACTGTTTCAGAAGTGAAGGTCAGACTCCGCGGTGGAAATGCGGAGAGCCAAATCCAGTCCAGAGTCCACGTGCTAATAAACCGCCTTGAAAGCAGCACAGAACCGGATCATAAAGCAGAATTACTCAGTGTTTCCAGAAAGTGCAACCTGCCAAACTCCTCCGATTGATGTCTTTCATCGGGGTCGTACCGTGGCTGCCACTGAGGACGCCGGGGCCTCGCGTTCACTCGAGTTTATCTTATATATCTTTTGGGTGAATTTGGGGGGGTTCGGAGGGGAGTCTACATTCCACCATTAAAACCTCCCACGTGGCCGATCCCAGTATTTTTTTGActcagtgtgtttgaatgtttacCGACTCTTTGGACGACAGactaacaaataaacaaatttaaaaaccgCTTCTCCGCCTCCGTGCTGGGAAATAAAGTTTGCAGGAAGTATAACTGAGCAGTTGACATATAAAATGGGACAAATccagaaaacataaaaagtagAGACTATATTTTCGCTTTGCTTTCCAAAGGGAGGTGTGTTGGGGGGAGGTTCCTGACTTCAGTATTCCTAAAATCCTGACATTTATGTCTGATTCCGAGCTAAAAACcttgttttcttcaaacaaGTGAAGAAACAGGCGGCGCGGCGGGAACATTTCCACCTGTTTGCGATAGAAATCCTCCTGTTTGAGGAAAAATTCTCTAGAGATTCACGTCTGTTAGCGAGGAAGGACGATGCGTGTGATATTACCGCGCTCGCATCGGGAGACACGAATGATCTCGATTCCGACCGAGAGCATCGGGGGCTTTTCTGCCCGCGGGACGGACACGGACTTTGGCGCAAACGGCCCGACGCCTCCTGCGCTCTCGGACCCTCTCTGGGGCAGAAAGTGATGCAACGTttctgcagcaggaggaggagagccgGCGGGGGAGGAGCCGCGCGTCCCGGCTATAAAACCGCCCCGAGAAGCCCGGACACgaacagcttgtttttctcaccCGGAGCGACTTCGGCGAAAACAAACATGAGTCACGTCGACGTGAAAAATCTCAAACCCACCAGCTTTGAGGACGAGTACTACGATGAATACGAGTATTATAACTTGACCGACAAATATGCAGGTGAGGTCACTTTTTCGCAACTTGAACCTCGACTGAGTCCGGGTCACAAgcagttgggtttttttgtttgtttgtttgtttgttttgattcgttcgtgtgtttttttaatgttacagaaGGCTCCGCTCGCAAAGGCAGGACAAAGAAGGAGGCCAGCGACAACACCAACAGACACAACCCCGCTGGGCATGAGCGCAAGATCGTGGACAAACTGCAGAACAGCGAGAAGCGAGCCAAAGAGTGACCACTGAGGTAGGGGATCCTGGTGGTCCAGCGCTGCGCGACCTTGAGCCGGATTTCAGAGGGAACGTTGTACCTTACCGCTGAAGGGGCCGCATCTCTTCATGTGCTCCCTACCTGGACGGAATCAGTAAAAAACGGTTAAATTGGCGAGTTTCTGAGCCACATCTGGCATGTGGAACTTTAGAGGGTAGGAGCAGCGGGTCGACGGGTGCGGGGAGGGACCTGCGTGTTGAGGACTGGCTCTAAATGACCAGCTCAGCAAGTTGAACTCTCGCTCCATGAAGTTGCTGAATCGCTCTATGTGCTCTGGGATGAGTAGATAAAAAAAGGCCAAATTCTAAATAGGGTCTGGCATATAGAACCTTGAATGTAGGCAGAGGTGGCAGATCGAGTGTCGAGGATCTTTTCATTCAGCCAATCAAGTTTCCTCTCagaaccttttttcttttccttcttaaCTGTCCTGTGTGCGTTGGCTGTGGGCGGTCGCGGCCCAAGCGTGACTCAGAGGCTGGTTTTTATTACCGACAGGAGCCTTAACTGTTTGTTCACCACGGGCCGAATTGGAGAGAGGTCGTTTACTTAGTGATTGGCGGTTGCGGGATCGTTTTATCCGCACTCTACTGTCCACCAATCAGTAGACACGTTGAATAAGTCAATTCCTGAATGACATCTGGCACCGGGAACTTCACAATGTAGGATTTGTGTTTAGATGTTTGATTTACTCAGttaaatgaactgttttttttgttttgttttattagaaCTTTATTTGCACatgataataaaaagaaaatacagcagaCATGACCTCCTGTTTTTCCAACGCAGAGCAACTCGGACGGCTTATCCCGGACACCGACCACGGCCTCCTTGGCGACAGAACGAGACGTGCAAGACGGCAGGAGCGTCTTTGAGCTCCGATGGGCGAGGTTCTACCTGGGCGCGAAGAGGAGCCCGCAGATCCAGATGTTGCAGCTGCAGCGAGGAGGGTCTTCatcgtcttcctcctccctccgaCAGGCAGCAGACCGTGGCTCCTCGGCCCGTAGGTGTTGTAAAGCACTCACCTGTGGCGGAGTGCACCTGGTCCCTGGTTGGACCGTGATGGTGCACTGTGATTGTGGTGGTTGTAGTTGGATGATTTCTATATGTTGACAGGTTTTCAATggatttttaaagtgtttttactattaaactttttttttttcacttttggatCATGTAGGTAAAATTCTTGAACGGCTGCTTGTTTTAGcagtgaaatataaaaagaattGTCTTACTAAATGTCTCCTGTCAGAGCGGTGGTCCTCGATATTTTGGActtgctgcccccccccaccccgagctgaataaaatgcaataaaagaaTAGTGCTGTCATACGTGTGAAGATGTGCTTTGTTTCATTAAGAACATCTAAtaagtaaaaatgtacataaaacaaatgatatCTGCCACAATACATTGACAACACAAACGCTGCCACTAGCAGCATGGAGTCTGCCACgtgtactgtgtgtctgtgtggtggCCCCGTTTAACTGGCCAGGACCACCACAGGTATTACAGCTCATCCTCGGGGGAGCACGGAGGTGCGGCGCAGAACCCACCACAATCCATCCAACGGCTGTCGGGACATTTCGCTCGAAACCGCGACGAAAAGTCCAAGGTCCACCAAGCGGAGTCTCCCGGACTCGCCAGCTGGGACCAAAGCGGCGGCTCGACGGACCATCGTCGCTGCTGTAGCCGTAATGAGCGCTGCGTCGTTCCCTTcctgtgacccccccccacactgGGAATCGCCGCGTCACACTGTTGAACACTCGTGTATGAAAACCTGGGTTAAATTCTTAATGTAGCGTAGCTAGACGCACACTGTAGACCGCAACACGTCACAATGAAGACCGTATGTTTTGAGTGTAAATTTAGAAACTACAGCTGTTTACAAaaatagtggagtaaaagtttattttaaacagacGTTGCCAAGTAAGGAAAGAATGCCTGTGGAGTTCTGGTTGAATAATAAGTTCCCACCTCTGTTCATGGGGGTGCAGCCCTTAAGCCCTCAGCGTTTGAGCTCAGGGTGGTTTACAGGTTTCTGGGAGATTTCGCTGCCGATGGTTTGTCACAGAACGGAAATCAGAAATACGCAGGTCCTGTAATACTCTGCAGAGGTTCTGCAGGACCCGCAGGCCTGTAGAACTCAGACCTGCAGGGTGTGAAGCTGGGCtccaccagcaggtggcagcgACTGCCTTAACAATCCCGAGACTTCAAACGTGAGCCCGAGCTCACCGCAGAGCGCGTGAAGGACTTTCACAAGATCACACGAGCCTTGAAGGACCGGTGTTGAGTGAGTTTGCACTTCCCCGGCGCCGCCGCTGATTGGATGACGGAGCTCGTCGCGCTTTGGCCACCGTCAGACCGTCTCAGTCGTCAGTTCTGCTGTGTCAGGGCTGCAGTTCTAGAAAAGGAGCCTCCGCAACAGTCTGGAGTTACATAACTCAGACAAACTCCGACCGCAGAGCTCAGACCGGACGTCGGGATGCACCTGAAGGGGCCAAAGGGGGGATGCAACTACATTTTCAATCAGAGAGTAACATTTTAACGGTGGGTCTTTGAGGTGAACGCACCTCGTTTGGCTGTTACCACTCAAACCTGACGCTTTCCCATAATCCGTCATGAGAGCAGTTGCAGGCCGGAGATCAGGTTCATGTCATTCATCAGTCTTTGGGTCTAAGTTTGTCCGAACAAGCGGCATTTTTACAACCCGCTGTGAAATCATGGCCGCGTTAACCTCCTGCGGGGTCCTGGGGCGAACGTGTCTTGTTCGGCCCCCGCTGACCCCCATTAAACGCTACGTTAACTCGGGCCTCAGGGAATAATGATGGTTATTTCTCAccgttttctgacatttcatagaatAAACAGTCGATCGATTATTAAAGCGGCGGATCAGCTGACGAAGATAAATGTCGGTCGCAGCCCCGCAGTTCTCCCGTGATGGAATAATACGACCTTTGAAACACACGTTTAATCAGTCGTCATTTACGAAACCGGGGCCACTAATCTGCCATTAATTAAATTATGTCGACGATGTCGATGAACCTGGGGCATCTGGGGGGTCAGTTGCCCGcgctatgccccccccccccggtaaTCCAAGCCCCGTGTGAAATAAACTGAGGTTAAGTAGCGATTGCAGTTTCAAGTGTTTCTCCGAATTAAAGCAGCGCTTCTGCCTCCACGTCCTTCCTGAGGAGGGTGAACATTTTGGTAGTGATTTTGTTCTATTCGAGCCATATCTCCTCCCCCTGCATCAGGATACACTGTAAAAACTCCCCGTGGCTGTTTCAACATACTCGTTAATGCAGCGAATAGTGTGGAAATGTTGGAACAGAAAATCCATCGAGCGAACGCGGAAAACAAGGATCGAAATGTAAAGTACGGAGCTGACGGTCCCCAGAAGAACAAAACTGCTTTCTCCAGAGAAGACGacagaaaaccagcagaactcgtaaagtaaaagttattaaatcaagaaaaagcccaaaggacaaaaaaggattttagggtctttttttttttttttttttaaagatgcagctgatttgtttctctctgagtCGCGgagcaacagcaacaaaaagcaCCAGTCAGAAGTCCTGAATACCTGAGGCTCCGtcaagaggtcaaaggtcaacaaGCGTCTTAAAATACAGAGATGCCAACCTTGACTCCGAGAAATGATgtttatatacaaataaaccGCAACAGCAAGTAAGTTTTTTAGGAGACGTAATTGTGACTGGATCACGAGGAGGAAATTTTAACTTACGTATCCGAAGAGTCGCATGTACGTTGAAACTGAATCTTTCAGTTCAAAGACGACATATTTGTTATATCTGATCCGCCTCTAGTGAGTCCAgcgtcattaaactggtttacggttctgttcagactctcacagcacctggttcaggttcgggaaagaccCCGGTCTGGTTTAATCCAGGAAAAGGTCACGGTGGCTTTAGACACAACCCGTTCATTTACACCGAACCAAAACCTCCATCTTTCCTGAGCCTGAACCAGAGAGCCGTTGCTGTCTAAACCACAGCTGGGACTCTGGATctgaacctggtctctggtgtcacagtcgtgcgtttcctacaaaacgtatttgcaGTCAAGTCAGATAGAAAggtcatttctaggagacagggctgGAGATGAACATGTGGCGCCTTGTTGACGCCTTGAGTCAGGCTTCGAAATCACTCCGGAAACGGAGCCCAAACTGTGTCCAGACGGGATCTAGGTTTGGTTTTCGTTAAACGCCTTGCTGCAGAGTTCTGGACTGGCCAGAGCGGAGACGGAGACTCGCTGAGGCAGGTGAACAAGAAAGCGGGTTGGAGGCTCTGTCTGATTCTTCCAATGTACCTGGACTGAACCAGCGACTTCACGTGGAGCTCAGACTGTAAGTTAGAGTCGGACCTCGGAAACGTTAGACCAAGCTCGCTGACCGCGTGCTCCCCGTGATTCCCCGCGGCCAGGTCCTGACATCGGGTGAGGGAGGCGCCTGAAACCGCGCCCTTGTACGTTGTCATCCGCGGCAGCCTCTCCTCAGCGGGCAGTGGCTGAATTTCAGTGACCTGCAGCGTAAACCCGAGGCGTTTGGTCCATCGACCATCTCGCTCTGCGCGAGCACAGACGCCGTGTTCCGCTCGGTTTGTGTCGCAGAGACCCGGTGGCGCCGGGAAGGTTCCCCACGCTGTCGTTTCTCGTATCAGTTCTTCAGCCCAGTCAGACCACAGCCGAGGGACACCACTCTTTGTTCGTCTACATGCTGTCGCGTATCCGTTTCTCAGGACAGACAAAAAACCTTGTCACGTGAGGTTGACTACAGGTATTTCTCTTGTTTCTGGACTACATTAGTTTCccttcagtcaaactgtcccattaaaagctgccgAATCAGCTGTGACCAGCTCCCGTTCacagtgtagccgtggacgtacagacaaccgtcactgggtcactgtgacactgaaggaaacctAAAAACCTGAGGATTCTGAgtgaagttctgcagcctctggAGCAGGGATCATGacgtcctcaggaagtggacgtctcactgaatcatatcaacacCTGtctcgtgtctgtgtgttcagatctgaccGAGTTAGGACTCTGAGAAGGAGGAAGATTTCTGACTCTA from Xiphias gladius isolate SHS-SW01 ecotype Sanya breed wild chromosome 3, ASM1685928v1, whole genome shotgun sequence encodes:
- the nupr1b gene encoding nuclear protein 1b — protein: MRRAKSSPESTRRRAGGGGAARPGYKTAPRSPDTNSLFFSPGATSAKTNMSHVDVKNLKPTSFEDEYYDEYEYYNLTDKYAEGSARKGRTKKEASDNTNRHNPAGHERKIVDKLQNSEKRAKE